The Bos indicus x Bos taurus breed Angus x Brahman F1 hybrid chromosome 11, Bos_hybrid_MaternalHap_v2.0, whole genome shotgun sequence genome includes a region encoding these proteins:
- the C11H2orf74 gene encoding uncharacterized protein C2orf74 homolog: MNFETTAFTFFIILLICLSCIFLLLVVFLYKCSQSRTDEETEKGPCTENEGEDCLAANTEMNNLDNQEKTLAPARHGILVQRRSKDAMTTPLGNREDVEGEEENKIKEKQKPENARENGQEDDYLQKSLIPLTGSSSVVDNHKRPLKGVTFSREVIVVDLGKDNPMARSYTRLHKERK; the protein is encoded by the exons ATGAACTTTGAAACCACAGCATTCACTTTCTTCATCATCCTTCTAATTTGCCTCAGTTGCATCTTCCTTTTATTGGTggtttttttatataaatg TTCCCAAAGCAGgacagatgaagagacagaaaaaggtCCTTGTACAGAAAATGAAGGTGAAGATTGTCTAGCTGCTAATACAGAGATGAACAATTTAGACAACCAAGAAAA GACTCTTGCACCTGCAAGGCATGGCATTCTTGTCCAGAGACGGAGTAAAGATGCGATGACCACACCCTTAGGAaatagagaggatgtggagggtgaagaagagaacaaaataaaagagaagcaaaagcctGAGAATGCTAGAGAAAATGGTCAAGAG GATGACTATTTGCAAAAATCACTCATACCTCTCACTGGAAGTTCTTCAGTTGTTGATAACCATAAAAGACCCTTAAAAGGAGTCACATTTTCTAGGGAGGTAATCGTTGTGGACCTTGGAAAGGACAATCCTATGGCTCGAAGCTATACTCGATTACataaagagagaaagtga